The following are encoded together in the Hydractinia symbiolongicarpus strain clone_291-10 chromosome 14, HSymV2.1, whole genome shotgun sequence genome:
- the LOC130625529 gene encoding uncharacterized protein LOC130625529 translates to MKIRNQWLLKFEKRRKAGTIKSYLHSLCHFYKYILCDTPVLFKDFVKDCPSMIVIMENWIVEYRKKAKSEKWMKDLEQLDQLITAEEVNTFDNSTHVSNCRRNIKEVLTTGKVPTFKQFTSVRDYILTYLCLDNASRTGALANMTTKEFMTGKMENGVYIVSVFNHKTIATSGPATICFTANLYKESSIFFQHF, encoded by the coding sequence ATGAAGATCAGGAATCAATGGTTactgaaatttgaaaaacggAGAAAAGCTGGAACTATAAAAAGTTATCTCCATTCTCTATGTCATTTTTACAAGTATATTTTGTGTGACACACCTGTGCTTTTCAAAGATTTCGTTAAGGACTGTCCAAGCATGATAGTTATCATGGAAAACTGGATTGTGGAGTATAGAAAGAAGGCCAAAAGTGAGAAATGGATGAAAGATTTGGAGCAGTTAGATCAGCTCATAACAGCTGAAGAGGTCAACACCTTCGATAATTCAACACACGTATCCAATTGTCGCAGGAATATCAAGGAAGTGTTGACCACTGGTAAAGTTCCAACATTCAAGCAATTTACCTCTGTTCGAGATTATATCTTAACTTATCTCTGCTTGGATAACGCGTCAAGGACCGGTGCTTTGGCTAACATGACAACCAAAGAGTTCATGACGGGGAAAATGGAAAATGGAGTATATATTGTAAGTGTTTTTAACCACAAAACAATAGCGACGTCGGGACCAGCGACAATTTGCTTCACTGCAAATCTATATAAAGAATCATCGATTTTCTTTCAACATTTCTGA
- the LOC130625525 gene encoding uncharacterized protein LOC130625525, with protein MAAHGEDFFGEDDFDAILAVIDEDLLEKNRDLTKELSEIVEEIVDDPSESCFFCDICSKTCKTQRGLTRHRNAKHRQPQNQLNDDSLTTAETKLHPLYFKKYTQLSASKLSKDECYSEKTRNEFVNYVITNDDTNFSYSFVRDVIGSFKGDAEKFYPAFYKSVSVNIVFRNLSNRSSILLGFEVANHVLAHLTNSTVKENTVEFSSHVNFSPKERNIIQYLSGYVFSTLYRRIRRSKKSRSMLGVQSLDILLAGKSCLVEDDKNSDLVNMKDRGGLWSVTDDVFRIFCCAELEVRAATANFHHTIDSKKIFSDLLENPVVLCNYNKITSHSTKKVTKELAMNLLEHLIMLYVRVRVFSFVKDKCELHKIASKQKKARSLRTEIKKSSSNLSDGH; from the coding sequence ATGGCTGCCCATGGGGAGGATTTCTTTGGTGAAGATGATTTTGATGCAATCTTGGCTGTTATTGATGAAGATTTATTAGAGAAAAATCGTGATTTAACTAAAGAATTATCCGAAATTGTTGAAGAAATAGTTGACGACCCTTCTGAAAGCTGTTTTTTCTGTGATATATGCTCCAAAACATGCAAAACACAACGGGGACTCACAAGACACCGAAATGCGAAACATCGTCAGCCACAAAACCAGTTAAATGACGACAGCCTCACTACTGCTGAAACCAAGCTCCATCCGTTATACTTTAAGAAGTACACCCAATTAAGTGCAAGTAAACTTTCTAAAGATGAATGCTATAGTGAGAAGACCAGAAATGAATTTGTCAATTATGTTATTACAAACGACGATACAAACTTTTCCTATAGTTTTGTCAGAGATGTGATTGGTAGTTTTAAAGGCGATGCTGAAAAGTTTTATCCGGCCTTCTATAAATCTGTGTCTGTAAAtattgttttcagaaatttatcaaATCGAAGCTCTATTCTCCTTGGTTTTGAAGTGGCTAATCACGTACTTGCTCATCTCACTAATTCAACTGTAAAAGAAAACACTGTAGAATTTTCTTCCCATGTGAATTTTTCACCCAAAGAAAGAAACATAATTCAATATCTAAGTGGTTATGTATTTAGTACCCTATATCGTCGCATTAGGAgatcaaaaaaatcaagaagtaTGCTTGGAGTTCAAAGTTTGGACATCTTATTAGCTGGAAAGTCATGTCTTGTGGAAGACGATAAAAATTCTGATTTAGTAAATATGAAGGACAGAGGAGGGTTATGGTCAGTAACCGATgatgttttcagaattttttgttGTGCAGAACTTGAAGTTCGTGCTGCAACTGCTAATTTTCACCATACAATTGATAGTAAGAAAATTTTTTCAGACCTGCTTGAGAACCCTGTTGTGCTTTgtaattacaacaaaataacatCACACTCAACcaaaaaagtcacaaaagaaTTAGCAATGAACTTACTTGAGCATCTCATTATGCTTTATGTTCGTGTTCGTGTTTTTTCATTTGTGAAAGATAAATGTGAGCTGCACAAAATTgcatcaaaacagaaaaaagctcGATCTCTACGCACTGAAATCAAGAAATCTTCAAGCAATCTTTCAGATGGACATTGA
- the LOC130625043 gene encoding P2X purinoceptor 7-like, whose translation MENSSSCSDSPISEVEYSSDSSETSVTGCYMNEPEYSKAELEKVTFKSSDSEEEDELNSSRLENLHWCTCTCCVIYNCFTLVECKCCQEFFNLLNDKLNDNKCITMHKDFEILCLNRTVLETASIRPRRYQKKYNELSTYTNKEMRYTSYRQYTAMVHYYERLGKGCRVVIPACVVRKIREEFPDSDGKYTGFKEFVDI comes from the exons ATGGAAAATTCAAGCTCCTGCTCTGACTCTCCTATTTCAGAAGTAGAATATTCAAGTGACTCTAGCGAAACGTCAGTAACAGGATGTTACATGAATGAGCCTGAATACTCCAAAGCAGAACTTGAAAAAGTGACTTTTAAATCTAGTGATAGCGAAGAAGAAGACGAATTGAATTCAAGCAGACTTGAAAATTTGCATTGGTGTACTTGTACATGTTGCGTTATTTATAATTGCTTCACTCTTGTGGAATGCAAGTGTTGCCAagaatttttcaatttattgaaCGACAAGTTGAATGATAACAAGTGCATCACGATGCACaaggattttgaaattttatgtttgaaCCGCACAGTGTTAGAGACAGCCAGCATACGACCTCGacgatatcagaaaaaatataacgAACTCTCCACATATACTAATAA GGAAATGAGGTACACCAGTTACCGACAGTACACGGCCATGGTACATTATTATGAAAGGCTTGGAAAAGGATGTCGCGTGGTGATTCCAGCTTGTGTTGTGCGGAAAATAAGGGAAGAATTTCCTGATTCAGATGGAAAATATACTGGATTCAAAGAATTTGTTGACATATAA
- the LOC130625042 gene encoding SCAN domain-containing protein 3-like gives MLLQRNIRHDITVSRISRDLRKFKWRLPFAHRRVDHFSKFRVLSPLDRKTAEERSKRFKDRFFSVFGLPKIIHSDNGREFVNGVMEHVAASWPGKTTFGHGAPGHSQSQGLVEQGNATIQTMISAKEMDTKTSFWSKWLPEIQFMSICSPTVVVSSIKKTPFKVVFGQKPNGLDQLDLATHWVEEDTSELIEIDETVDFSADQPNPRSETPFETTFPKRSTVREKVAAEIARNATMMTKKIF, from the exons ATGCTTCTTCAGCGTAATATACGTCACGATATAACAGTCTCCAGAATCAGCCGTGACCTCAGAAAATTTAAATGGCGCTTACCGTTCGCTCATAGAAGGG TTGACCATTTTTCGAAATTCCGTGTGCTGTCCCCCCTGGACAGAAAAACAGCTGAAGAAAGATCCAAAAGATTTAAAGATAGGTTTTTTAGTGTGTTTGGACTGCCAAAAATCATACACTCAGACAATGGGAGAGAATTTGTTAATGGTGTCATGGAACATGTCGCTGCATCCTGGCCAGGAAAAACAACATTCGGTCATGGTGCTCCTGGTCATTCCCAGTCCCAAG GTTTAGTTGAGCAGGGAAACGCAACAATCCAGACCATGATAAGTGCCAAAGAGATGGATACAAAGACTTCCTTCTGGTCTAAATGGCTTCCTGAAATACAGT TTATGTCTAT ttGTTCACCTACGGTTGTTGTTAGCAGCATTAAAAAGACACCGTTCAAAGTTGTTTTTGGACAGAAACCAAACGGTTTGGATCAACTGGATCTTGCAACACACTGGGTAGAAGAAGATACTTCAGAACTTATCGAAATCGATGAAACAGTCGATTTTTCTGCAGATCAACCTAATCCACGTAGTGAAACACCATTTGAAACAACATTCCCTAAAAGATCAACTGTACGGGAGAAAGTTGCTGCTGAGATTGCTAGGAATGCAACTatgatgacaaaaaaaatattttaa